One genomic segment of Helianthus annuus cultivar XRQ/B chromosome 14, HanXRQr2.0-SUNRISE, whole genome shotgun sequence includes these proteins:
- the LOC118486553 gene encoding uncharacterized protein LOC118486553, translated as MASPSSSSMIFFYYNEYFADGDGSTDEELEQEAVTSACQLAVRYVNHSRRPEAPKNKRGYVERDRRAAHERLMKDYFDEAPTFSNEFFRRRFRMSKRLFLRIVNDLEANYDYFKQKPDARGALGFTGIQKCTSALRILAYGNTTDINDEYLKMAEKTTRDSLEHFCRGIIDVYGARYLRTPTWEDLQKIYEVHNAEHGLPGMIGSIDCMHWRWDNCPTAWRGQHTRGDQKGPTIILQAVASQDLWVCIFK; from the exons ATGGCTTCTCCTAGTTCTTCATCCATGATATTTTTTTACTACAACGAGTATTTTGCGGATGGCGATGGTTCGACCGATGAGGAGcttgagcaagaggcggttacgagtgcatgtcAACTAGCGGTGCGATATGTCAACCATTCTCGTCGACCCGAAGCACCAAAAAATAAAAGAGGCTATGTTGAACGAGACCGACGCGCGGCACacgagcgtttgatgaaagactattttgacGAGGCGCCGACATTCTCAAACGAATTTTTTAGGCGTCGTTTCCGGATGAGTAAGCGGTTGTTTCTACGCATAGTCAACGACTTGGAAGCCAACtacgattattttaaacaaaaaccggatgcgagaggggcacttggatttaccggtatccaaaagtgtacgtcggcattacgaatccttgcttatggtaacactaccgacatcaacgacgagtatctaAAAATGGCGGAGAAAACAACACGAGATAGCTTGGAACATTTTTGTCGCG gtataatTGATGTGTACGGTGCGCGTTATCTTAGAACGCCTACATGGGAGGACCTTCAAAAGATCTACGAGGTACATAACGCCGAGCATGGTTTGCCTGGTATGATCGGGAGCATAGATTGCATGCATTGGCGTTGGGATAACTGCCCGACTGCATGGCGAGGCCAACACACACGTGGTGACCAAAAAGGACCCACTATTATTCTTCAGGCGGTTGCTTCacaggacctttgggtttg TATATTTAAATAA
- the LOC110903725 gene encoding uncharacterized protein LOC110903725 — MRRALFNKIPVRHLLNPNRSSPSPPNPKIINSPFCSFGSNLRFFSTENENSSTDQSNIPSESNSILQPPSKELDVKDVSNKELKMQIEKYFKEKDEEALPDVVESIFRRKITQKHADTDDELLDEFNMQPIDGVNDQEFESDFDELHETDDEIDNLYNAKDIVINRMTKDEFFYMDDKKWEGMIKEAVDSGHLKDTKECEQILQDMFMWEKLLPDHLKKLVEEKYNEIADMVETGELEPEQGYEMYQEFEHNMLMKHTKEIEEAGPPKFDEAASAVEKKDIDDPPGEGPVLRWQTRVVFVPGGDSWHPKNRKAKLAVTVKELGLSKNQFRRLRELVGKRYNPGKDELTITSERFEHREENRKDCLRTLFGLIEEAGKADKLVEDARTSYVKTRLRANQQFMEKLNAKIMKNKGSSLLHA; from the exons ATGAGACGAGCTTTATTCAACAAAATCCCTGTTCGTCACCTCTTAAACCCTAATCGATCATCACCTTCCCCACCTAACCCCAAAATCATCAATTCTCCCTTTTGTAGCTTTGGATCGAACCTCAGATTCTTCTCAACTGAAAATGAGAATTCATCGACGGACCAATCGAATATTCCGTCGGAATCTAACAGTATTTTGCAACCTCCGTCAAAGGAGCTTGACGTTAAAGATGTCAGCAATAAAG AGCTGAAAATGCAGATAGAGAAGTACTTCAAAGAAAAGGATGAAGAGGCATTACCGGATGTGGTGGAGTCGATATTCAGGAGGAAAATTACACAAAAGCATGCGGATACAGATGATGAGCTGCTTGATGAGTTTAATATGCAACCAATTGATGGTGTCAACGATCAAGAGTTTGAGTCGGATTTTGATGAGTTACATGAGACAGATGATGAGATAGATAATCTGTATAACGCAAAAGATATTGTGATCAATCGAATGACAAAAGATGAATTTTTTTATATGGATGACAAGAAATGGGAAGGTATGATTAAGGAGGCTGTTGATAGTGGTCATCTTAAAGATACTAAAGAGTGTGAGCAGATACTACAGGACATGTTCATGTGGGAAAAACTCCTTCCAG ATCATCTGAAAAAATTGGTTGAAGAAAAGTATAACGAGATAGCAGATATGGTCGAAACTGGCGAGCTTGAACCCGAGCAAGGTTACGAAATGTATCAGGAATTCGAGCATAACATGCTCATGAAACACACTAAGGAGATAGAGGAAGCGGGTCCCCCAAAATTTGATGAGGCGGCTTCTGCTGTAGAGAAGAAGGACATAGATGACCCCCCGGGTGAAGGCCCTGTGCTTAGGTGGCAAACACGGGTCGTGTTTGTTCCCGGTGGTGATTCGTGGCACCCTAAAAACAGAAAAGCAAAACTGGCTGTCACTGTCAAAGAGCTTGGCCTTTCGAAAAACCAGTTCCGTCGACTACGGGAATTGGTTGGGAAAAGATATAACCCAGGAAAAGATGAACTTACTATAACCAGTGAGAg GTTTGAGCATCGCGAGGAAAATAGGAAAGACTGTCTCAGGACCTTATTTGGGCTGATTGAGGAGGCTGGTAAAGCTGATAAGCTAGTTGAAGATGCCCGAACAAGCTATGTGAAGACCAGGCTTCGAGCGAACCAACAGTTCATGGAGAAGTTAAATGCTAAGATCATGAAAAATAAAGGATCTAGTTTGTTGCACGCCTGA